GTTGTAAGCCTCTGTTATGTGGGATCGCTGAAAGGAAGGAGAGGTGGAACGGTAATGGGCCCCCTCCGCTGCTCCGGCACGCACGGGCCGACGCAAGTGTCAGCACTGGCTGCGTCCCTTCCACGGCCACCATCTCCGCTTCGCACGAGCACCTCCCCGCATCACCGCGCACTCTCGCGGAGCAGCTGTACCACAACGAAAGCGGCGTGGACAGGAGACTCagaagcggctgcagccgTCCTACGACGCGCACGACTGCCTTGCGCGAGTACGAGCAGAATAGGGCAGTTGAGATGAGGGAGTGGGCGGATGAGCGGAGACGAGGCAGGCAGAGAgttgggggggggctcgCGTCGAAAAGGGTGAGGGGCCTGTAACAATCTTGGCTGGCAAGCGTGCAATACccttcagcagcagtagcaggTAGTACCTAGCCGTGCAGAAGGCAGGTATCATTCCTTAGCACGACCACACGCGCAGATGTATGCATTGAGCAAGGGAGCTACGGGCAAGAAGAACGTGATCCgagtggggaggaggtggggccGGTGCCGCACATAAGGCGTCCTCGTATCCAGTGCCACATGATCACCGGCGCTCGTGCGAGATTTCCAGCCTCCCTTCCTGCCTCtctagcgctgctgccttctACTTCTTGCCATTCCTCCCTTGCGAtgccgtcggcgacgctgtcgGGAGTGGTGGCATGCCAACTAACTTGCGGACCTCGCTGTACGCGTACGCTTTTCCCAGCTCCGAGTTCGCCTTGATGCGGAGGAACTTGTCCTCGGTAACGAAGAGCACTTTTGCGGGCTGGTGCTGGCTAAGGTAGACGGCGTAACCGAGAATGCGGTCATCATTTGTCGTGGCGTGCCTGTCGTATTCCCTGACCACCTCCGTCCGTTTCTGCAGCCATAGGTGGTGTTGTGCCTCATTGCTCAGGCACGCCGCAATCCAGTTACGCAGCTCATGAGCCCGTTGTCGGCGCCAGTCGCGATCATGCGCGCTGTTcgcaccggcggtggcggcgtggtCACCCTtggcactgccgccaccgccaccacggtCCTTGTGCATGCGGTCCAGCTCGTCGAGCACAGTGAAGGGGATGCCAATGAACCACTTCTCCAAGACCAAGTTCATCACGCCTGGCTCGGAgtcgaggagagaggaggtgtCGAAGACGAAGCATTTCATGTCCCTGTCGCTcttgcggctgccggcgctggtggtgggCACCGTCTTTGTTGCCGGTGTCGTCTTGACCGCTGCGGCtacagcggcggctgccgccgcagtggcgctgcGAGTCATCATGGACGGGTACGAATAGTGTGGGGATACAGAGgcgaaggaagaagagggtggCACTTTTGGAtgctcctcgtcatcgctgaCGCCATCCGTGACCTTAGGACTTCCAGCGGTGCCACGCTCTTTGAGGAGTGCCGCCGAGGCTTGCGTCAGCGCCGCGTGAAGCGACGGCGAGGCCAGCGCAGCGAACGGCGAGGAGGTCGACCAGGACGGCGGTAACGACGACACGCTGCTCTTCAAGGGCGCCTTGTCTGCCTTGTTCGGCGCCAAGGGCGATGGCTGCTGCGACAGACGCTCGTCCAGGGGGTCCACCGGCGGTGCTACGGCGCTCCCGAGAAACGGATTCCGTGCAGTCTCCGGGTTCTTCTCACCTGCTGACTCGCCGACCGGCACCGGGGCTGCCAGGCTGCGCAGCTTGTTCATTAGCTGCTTCACCGGCACTGGGCTGCTTGCACACTTCACGACGCCTTCGACCGCGGCCGTGCAGACCTTGTCCTTTGGGGGTACTGAAGGCTTCACGATGCTTGTGTGGCAGGTGTTGCCGCGGGTGCCCTTTGCCAAGCGACCCTTGAGCACCacagtcgccgccgcgctctccttcttcgccgtcgtGGACACCGCACCTTttcgcggtggcgcgcggcgcacgctCACCTTGGCGGCTGCGTGGTTGCAGTCCTGCTTCGCGCCGCTCTCGTGTGACTGTAATGCGTTTTCTGACttgtggcggcgcgcggcccGCTCCTGCACCTCGACTGGGTCCAGGTAGGGCTCGCCGCTGTTGATCGCTGCAGGTGGCGTTGGGGTGGCGTCACCGCGTGCGGCGGTGACCTCGGTcagaaggcggtgctgcagtgtACGCTCCAGCGCGGCTTCcagagccgctgctggtgccgggCTTGGCACCTCTTCTCGGTCATCACTCAGTGCTGCGCCTggccgctgcgccgacggTTGTGGATGCGGTTGCTGGAGGTTGGCGAGCCGACGCAGACGGGAAAGGTTCATAAGAGAAtgcgactgctgcgacggtggcgcctgcGCCAACCCCGTCCACGACGCTACAGAGGCCCCAACTGTCGCGGTGGGAGGCAACGATGTCGGCGACGTCGATGCTCGTTCGCGCAACTGCGCAAGCCGTGCCGAGATGTCGGATGGCTGAGGCAGGCCCGTCCCTGGCAAGGGAGATGGCACCGCGAGCGGCCTGTGCGCTATGAGCGTCGCGGCTGACTTCCACGGTGATCCTGTTGTTAGCTCGTGAGGCGTCGGTGCCCCAGCGACGGCAGACCCACCGCCAGCCACACCGTCCTTTGATGCGATGTAAGGATGCGGACTGCTACCGCACTCAGTAGCTGAGGTTAGGCACGGGCCGGAGGCGCGTAGGCGACTCAGCAGCGACTTAGTCGACCGCGCCGGGCTGCTCTCCGTGCCAGCACGATGACCGCCGTCAGTGTCTTCTTCATTGCGATATAGTGTCGACGCTGGGGCGCGCAGGTCGGCGAGGCCCAACGACGGGGTGAGGAAGGGGCCGCGGCCAGCGGAAGCCGCCGTGCCTTTGACAGTCTGCACCGCCGGCGGTCCTTTGGGCTGCTGCCCAGCGCTCTCCTCTTCGTTATGGCACGATAGGGCGATGGGCGGTGACGGTAGTTTTCCTGCGCCACTGCGGGAGCGCTTCAGTCGGtcccgctgcagcagagccaGCGTCGTCTGCGTGGACGTGCCGTTTAGGAAGGACAGGCGCCGTACGAGATCAGGAGTGTACGGCGACGACACGcgcgacgatgacgccgacgacTGGCCACTGCTACTGAGCTCGGATCTGGCGTCGCACGAATGACGAAGGGGTGACTCCTCGTTGTGGTATAGGTTTGACGAAAACGTCTGAGGATCGTGCGAGGACATGCGTAGGGGCGTCAGCCCCGCTAAAGCCCGCAGCCTCGCCAGCGAAGATTCCGCCGGTGTGCTGAGGTTAGGGAAGGACTGCGACGCGGTCTGCGTtaacggctgctgctccggtGGCCATGCTTTGGTGTCTTCGCGCAACTCCTTTGGCGACGACGTTGGCGCGGGTGCTTGAGAGAACGTGTCTGCTCTGCTACCCAGTCCCGCGCTTGTGCTTGCGGGAGACGGTACTAGCTCTGGGGTTTCTATGGTCGCGCGCAGGTAGCCGAATCCGCCACCGCTCTGAATGGTGCTGTGACTCAACGATCGGCGCGTGTGTTTCTGTCGAGTTTCGCCAGACGTTGACGGCGTCGAGGAGAATTGTGCAGTGAGAGATTCACCATGACCACTGGCACTGCTGCTAGTGCCTGCACTCAGTGTCGAggacgtcggcggcggccgagggCTTTCCTTTCCGCTCGCACGAGTCTCCTGCTCTTCTGGTTTCGGGTTATGTCGCGGCTTGCCTGGGAGCCACCGGCCGCGTCGTTTCGTTGGTGTGGGTGGTTTATACATGTACGCGCAGTGCGCCTCGGTTCCCTGAGTGCCAAGACGCTTCCTATCTTTGTTaccgcctttttttcctgcctcctcctgccgTGCAGTCACGCGCTGTCGCACAACGCACGTCGGCGTGTGGCTGTCAAAACCAGTCCCCGCTCCGCTCCCACCACCGCTTTCGTCACGGCGCGCCTTTCGTGTGTTTGCGCGCCGTCCCTTCTCAATCCCGAGGatcagcgcacacgcgcatgcaagACTTGGCACGAGCGCCTTTCCCCTGCCACAACGGACCCGGTTGCCTCGGCAGCGCAAGAGGAGCGCGAATGCGTTGCACTGTATGTGGGTGCACGTAAGGAGCAGGGCAGACTGCGGGAGtgcggggggggaggcgattCACTAGAACTGAAGGGCAGCTCTTGTTGTTTGGCAGCCGCACCTCTCTCGCCGGCttacacagagagagatgtaATCACGACCGCAACGCTGTTATCTCGGCAACAGTGCACACACTTCCTTGTGCTTGTTGACGCTTATTCGATCTCTCTGTCACCTTCTCGACTTCAGCTCTACtgacactgctgctgctgctccccaAAGTccgccgtggtggtggtcacAACACAAGCACCTTGTCCAGCACCTCGATGCGAGACACACCTGCACTgtttggggaggggggcagaaGTACTAGCTGTTTTCTGCGCCGACGTTACGTACCACAGATCTCTCTACGGCGGCGCCAGTCCGGTCCGTCACCGACGCCCTGTGGAGGTCGGACCCAAGCGCGTGAGGCCTCTGCGCAAAGAAATGGAAAAAAACGCTCCAATTACGGATACACGCCTAGAACAGCCGGCCGCCACACAGCGTGGGCCACGTTGAGCAGAAGCTGATGCACAACGAGCAAACACTTCAGTttgcgcgctgcggtgcttACAGATGTGTGggcatgcgctgctgcagtcctGCGTGGACCTCGGGCCCCACGGTGTGTCGCGGAGGGGGCGACAGAGCGGAAAGGTATGCGTGCCACCCTAGCAAAGAGTAGGAAGGGGAATCGTGACGTGGATGATGGACAGCGGGCGTCTCCTCGTGGAGGTCGGGCCGGCTGACCGTCCAGGTGGTCTCACACGTGGACGTGGAAAGACTGCCGCAGAACACACGCGGTGAGGAGAGCGAAGGGACAGAGtgagggcgagggcgagagagcgatGAGGAGAGCAGGTCAGGTGAACAACATCCACGAACCATACGGCGAAGATGCGCGCCTAGGTGCGTtcatgtgcatgtgcatgtgcatgggTAGGGGGAGGTTGAAGACGAAGAGACCGGCGCGAACAACGACGTGGCAGGGCAGCACCACAGAGGAAGGGtgtggagagggggcggggtgCACGTGACGCTGTTTGGGACTTTCATGCGGTGGCAGCACTGCCAACGCCACTTTCCGCGTTTTTTTTACTTTCCGTTTTGTGTCGTGGTTCGATGAGTCGGGAGCAACGACCGCAAAGATGACGCTGGGGCGTGGAGACCACGATACACAGAGCGAGGTAAGGAGAACGGTGAAAGTGCTGAAGCAGCCACACCAAAGTGATCTAGCTAACGAGAAGTCGTGAGGAAGGACCCGGCGTCCACGCCTTGTGACATGCCAAATCACCCAAGCAAGACTAACGACGAGGCACATGCCCACGCGCGTACCGAcagagagacgacgacgtcaTCAGACGCAGTCAGAGTTACACTAAACGGCAGCGCAGACGAGGAACGAATGAGGTGATGCGAGGGAACGGCGTCGGAGCGCTCGTTGGCGAAAAGaaacacaacaacaacaacaacaccgTGAATGTGggcaagacacacacgcacacaacctGCAAAACATCCGTCGCATGCACATCcacaagggcagcagcggcggttgattcgcgcgcgctcacagagagagagagaaagcctGCAGAAGATTCCAACAACAAGAGGGCCCCACAAAGAGAGCCGTCGCGTGAAACTACATACCTGGAAGAACGCTTGGCGAGTCACACCCTTTGCGTGGGTGTCTGTGGGTGTTCTGAGGATGCggacggggggagggccaGGAGATCGGCAACGGCAGCTCCACCAACGTAGACaagcggagagagggaagggaaacAGGACAGTACGAGCAAGCCGAACGACAAGGTCGTATACACAacgacacacagacagacagatggaggaggagtgagggGTGGGCGTTCATGAGCATTTTCACTCCCTTTTCTATCCGCGTCCACATTCTGGCATCCCTCACGATGATGCCGGGCCAACCCCACCCCGTTCTATCACCGGGCGCAGCGCCCACCGTTGGCGCTGACGGACAAGGTCTGTGCTCGAACTGTGCCGCCGAGACCCACCAGTCGCCATCGTGACGCCTGCACCCACTGCTGTCAACGACGTGCAGATGCAGGAGAAGGTGGAGTGCCCCATGCCGCCGCAGACTCATGGCAGCGTCCAACCTGCCGAGGCACATGCGAGCAAGCCATCCAGACACGCCCCTCATGTCCTCGACGGACGTGGAAGGTGAGGACAGCGTCCTCCGCATCCCCAGACAGCAACGTTGTCCTGAAGCTGGCCGCATGAGGCGGGCAATGCGAGcactgtgcgcacgcgctgtcAAGCACAGCTGGCATGGTGCCCCACGCCCAGACAACGCATCGAGCGGTGAGAGGGGCACGAATGATGGGCGGAAAAGACGCGAAGCGATCCACACGGATCAGCCCAAAGGTGCATGCGCGCAAAATACGCGGCATCTCCCACGCCCCACCGGGTGCGCCGATGAGGCACAGGCGCCGGAAGCGTGACGGGAGCATCCCGAATGGCGCCAGCGAGTCCTCCAGACCCCCGTGTGGCGAGCCGCCGCACCATATTATGGGGTGCCGCGGCTTGCGGCGACTGAGGGCGAAAGCGTGGCATACAGGCAGGACACAGGGGCTGAGAGGGCCCTGGCCGGCGCCTGGCCAGCTTCCCCCTTGAGCTCCTCCGGCATGCGCCTGGACCAGCCGCTCTTGCCCGCACGACAgacgccaccgcttccgccccCTGGAGCAGGACCCTGAAGGCGGCCCACTCGGATCGAGGCGTGCCCGCTAGGCACATGGCCCCGATTCGGCGGCAGACGGCTCGTCCTCGGCGACCAGGATTCAACcgcagtgcagcagaggcgggtgggctgtggttgtgtgtatgcgtacgTTTGTTGGTTGACGTGTTCGTGGGTGGAGCGGACGCGTCGGAGCAACAACCAGTGTCTGTTTTCTGTCACACAGCACCGGCTACACGCCAcactgcaccccctcccctccctcccccgccacgCTGGCCCTGCCGCAGGCCCCACCATccgcgcggtgcgcagaagcagcagcaggcacacgccggcacagcagtgcgccgactccgtcCACTGAGCACGGTCCCCGCCACAAACTCTGCTCACACCCTCTCTGCAGGTCGCCCCACCTGCTGCGTCCCTCGGGGGTGTCCCCAGGTTCCCCACACCAgggggcagtgcgagggtcGGGTGGGATGCGCTCGACTCACGCGGACGCTtcgcccatcacatggatggcacaggcgtgtgcactgggggggggggcgtcaCCGAcagaagtggctcggcatgGGCAGGGGATAgaagcggggagggggaggggagagagacggctgCCTTGGactcctccctcacccaAAGAGtaggaggtgtgtgtgtgtgtgtgtgcttgtgtgcagTGGAGCCCGTGGTACGACGCTGAGGTGGGCAGCATCATTTGGGAGGccagcgaagaggagaggacgTTAGTATCACACTAATGGAAAAGAGGTCAGGGGAGTAAACATTCTGAGACGGCGCACGCAGAGGacccgctgccgttgctgtgTAGAGGCACGTtaggtggtggtggtggtctaAGGCAGGTTGTAAAGCAAGAACCTCCCTGCTTCCCAATcgacgctctctctctgtcccgTATGCGTGCCACCCACCTACACCTTCTCCCCCGCCGGCTTGACAGCACCAACATGCTGGGGTCTCAACTGCTGTGCTCTCGTGTACTAAAACTCGCGTGAGCTGTGGAGAGGGGAGtgcagagagggagtggaTCGGCGGATGTAACGATCCGCACAAGCGGCCGCACTCGTCCCCATCCTTTcatctcttcctcccttcctccgctatccgcagccgcacacgcacgttcACTACTGCGGGATCGCACTGATCGACATCCTCGAATGGGAGACTCAGCAGGGGGCCGTCCTCCCTGTGAGAGAAGAACCAAAGAACGCGCAAGAGGTAAGAGACGGAATAAGGGCATCGCgaagacggggaggagggcgcaCTGAGAGTGACAACAACGGGAGGGGGCGGAACGTGCCTGTCGACCGCTGTtaggcgccgctgccatcaccacccattcaccaccactaccaccatcaccatcacccaTCGTCGTCCGCAGCCCGCCCTCGTTCGAGTTTTCACAGGCAGAGAACAGGCTTAGCCACATAAGCGCCtacaaatatatatatatagatagatagaCTTATAGACCAATGTTTATAtaaaagagagaagagcatGATCAGACATCATCATCCTCACAAACTCAGCAggatgggagggagggggagggagggggcgacagcgacagcgacagcgacaacgcacaggaaagggaaggaaaCGAGGCCAGCACACACTGAGAGGCCGCCGCGTACGCACGTGTGTCATGTCTGTATATCGTGTGtctatgcgtgcgtgtactgtgtgtgcatggagaggggaggaggtaggTAttatgcgtgtgtgtgtttgtgtatgtgtgtgagggaTGGAGCATGGGAGAGGCCCAGAGCCGTAGAGAGTGGACAGGAACTTGTAGAGCTGCTCTACGCCGACTGTTATCTCACGCACCAACGCACATACTTACGTTcgctctcccctttccttttcttcgctTACAACCAACAGCAGATCTTCTCCGATACGCATCATGTGAACATGTCAGCGTACACAAAGTCTGCCTTGCGGGATGGTGCGGCCTCGCTCTTGTCTGCGCTGCCGTACTGGTGCACTATGGGCCGCCGGGAGCACCCCTTTATAAGAAGCACGGCTCCCTTATTCCCGTTGACGCCGCAGTAATTCGGTGCGGAGAAGACCGTCACGACGCGGTCGTTGTGCGTCCAGAAGTACCCGTCCATTGCCACCTGGTGCGCGCGGCAGATGAAATCGAAGTTGTTGTCGGCGCAGAATCGGTTCGAGGCGGATGGGCCAAACAAAaagccgcagccgcggggGTTCTGCTTGTACATGGCCATCTCGTTCGTTGGGTCAGACCAGAGAAGGCCCGTGATAAGGTCATCCTCCGCGGCCGTgacgttgccgctgctgtagTTGTGCCGATCGATGCTCGCGATCTCCTCCACACTCTGCAAGCCCGGCGAGAGGCCGCCGTGAGTCACAAAGAAGCGCATGTACAGTGTCTGCACAATCGCAGCCAGCGGCAGGTCGAGGAACACCTTGTTCACGGCACTCCACACCGCCGTcccggccgcggcgccgagcGACGTCGTCACCTCCGTCAAGAAGCCGTACACGCGCGAcgtcttctcctcctcgtggtTGCCACGCGTCAGGTACACTAGCGTCGGGTACTCCACcttcagcgccagcagcagcagcatcacctcCAGGCTGTGCGGGCCGCGGTCCACGTAGTCACCCATGAACAGGAAGCGGTGATCGCGTCCCTCGGGGTTGCACCGGCGCCGGTCGTACTGCTGGCAGAGCACACTCGTGTAGAGGTCCTGGAACTGGCCGTGGATgtcgcccaccaccaccagcgtgTCGTGCGCTATCACCTCCAGTTCCAGCAGCGCTGGCTCCTCCAccagcaccgtcgtcgccgcagcgcacaaCTTCAGGATGTAGTCCTCGTTGAAGAAGCtcgcctgcgtgtgctcgtcgctgtcctTCTGCGATGCCGTGAGGGCGCCGACGTCACCGCGCTcgccacggcgcagcagccactcGATCAGCGGCAAAAACTTTccgctgcgtggcggtgcactGAAGAAGTCAATCGTCCCCAGGTCCTGTaccccttcttcctcttgGAAGTCGGGCGTGCTTGACAGGCTAGTGTCGTCTGCCACCGACGCCAACACCGAGGATGAGGTTTGAGAGAGCAGGTGCTCCCGGGTGCGGTATGTTGGACTGCGCAGAGAGTCGGACGGGCGGTTGCTGGTCTTGGCTTCGCTGATGACGAGCGGAGATGGGTGTTCGGCCATTGCCACCGACGGCCGCGAGTGAGGGGGGCTGGTGGGACGCCGCAGTTTCCATGGTATGACCGGCTGGCGATCTTGGAGAGGCTGGTGGATCTGATGGGCGCGCCGTGGATGCAACACCGGCGGGGCCGGCAGTGAAGCTGCTCTGTTAATCTTGGGAGGGAGTCGCACGCACGGCCGTGGTATTGTGGCGCGGCTCTCGGTGGAGGACTTCGTCgtaccgccgctgccactactgcggctgccggcCCCCATTGACGTAGTCGCGTCCTCTACCGCGGCAGGGGCACTTGCCCATTCCAGCGGGCTCGCTGGTGACTTTtcaggcaccgccgcggtggtAGCCTCATGTGCTGATGAGGTAGTGATGAGTGTGGAGAACCGGCGCACGATTCGCTCCAACGCGTCTGGCAGCACCGATCGCCCACCAGACCGGTCGGACAAGAGAGTTGGCTGCGCCGGCAGTGGAGTCTTTGGTGTTCCCGCCCCAACGTGATGatcgccaccgtcgtcagCGCAGTAGCTGCTGCCATTTTCACCGACTTTGCACAGAggtgacagcgacgaggatgacgctgcggcggcagtcgCTGGGGTGGCTGCTGAGACACTGCCGGCGCCGAAGGTGCTGAAGAGAAGGTTTTCGCTGTTCATTAAGGGGTCGTTGTGGCGTTGCAGTTTTGGTGAGGTGAAGGGCGAGCAAGGCGCATGCGAATTGGTTTTCGGCAGCATGTTCGACGCCAAGTGCGTCCCTTTGGTCGAGCGGTCGAGCGAGTGGCTCGGCATGATGAATGGGTGC
Above is a window of Leishmania mexicana MHOM/GT/2001/U1103 complete genome, chromosome 13 DNA encoding:
- a CDS encoding putative phosphoprotein phosphatase gives rise to the protein MAEHPSPLVISEAKTSNRPSDSLRSPTYRTREHLLSQTSSSVLASVADDTSLSSTPDFQEEEGVQDLGTIDFFSAPPRSGKFLPLIEWLLRRGERGDVGALTASQKDSDEHTQASFFNEDYILKLCAAATTVLVEEPALLELEVIAHDTLVVVGDIHGQFQDLYTSVLCQQYDRRRCNPEGRDHRFLFMGDYVDRGPHSLEVMLLLLALKVEYPTLVYLTRGNHEEEKTSRVYGFLTEVTTSLGAAAGTAVWSAVNKVFLDLPLAAIVQTLYMRFFVTHGGLSPGLQSVEEIASIDRHNYSSGNVTAAEDDLITGLLWSDPTNEMAMYKQNPRGCGFLFGPSASNRFCADNNFDFICRAHQVAMDGYFWTHNDRVVTVFSAPNYCGVNGNKGAVLLIKGCSRRPIVHQYGSADKSEAAPSRKADFVYADMFT